In Edaphobacter lichenicola, a single genomic region encodes these proteins:
- a CDS encoding transposase — protein sequence MSYIQGEGRSQGTLFPVVLDDFVPADHVCRVIDAFVEKLEMSDLGFERAKAADTGRPRYDPRDFLKLYLYGYLNQIRSSRRLEAECRRN from the coding sequence CGAGGGACGGAGTCAGGGAACACTGTTTCCTGTGGTCTTGGACGACTTCGTACCCGCAGATCACGTGTGCCGTGTGATCGACGCGTTCGTCGAGAAACTCGAGATGTCAGACCTCGGCTTCGAGCGCGCTAAGGCCGCCGATACGGGACGGCCTCGCTACGATCCGCGCGACTTCTTGAAACTGTATCTGTACGGATATCTGAATCAGATCCGCTCGTCGCGGCGCTTGGAAGCTGAGTGCCGTCGGAAC